The proteins below come from a single Fusobacterium nucleatum genomic window:
- the rpsM gene encoding 30S ribosomal protein S13 — protein MARIAGVDIPRNKRVEIALTYIYGIGKPTSQKILKEAGVNFDTRVKDLTEEEVNKIREIIKDIKVEGDLRKEVRLSVKRLMDIKCYRGLRHKMNLPVRGQSSKTNARTVKGPKKPIRK, from the coding sequence TTGGCTAGAATAGCAGGAGTAGATATCCCAAGAAACAAAAGAGTTGAAATAGCTCTAACATATATTTATGGAATTGGAAAACCAACTTCTCAAAAAATATTGAAAGAAGCTGGGGTAAATTTTGACACTAGAGTTAAAGATTTAACAGAAGAAGAAGTAAATAAAATCAGAGAAATCATAAAAGATATCAAAGTTGAAGGAGATCTTAGAAAAGAAGTAAGATTATCTGTAAAAAGACTTATGGATATTAAATGTTACAGAGGATTAAGACATAAAATGAATCTTCCTGTAAGAGGGCAAAGCTCAAAAACAAATGCAAGAACTGTAAAAGGTCCTAAAAAACCTATAAGAAAATAA
- the rpsK gene encoding 30S ribosomal protein S11, which yields MAKKTVAKIKKKSKNIPNGVAHIHSTFNNTIVAITDVDGKVVSWKSGGTSGFKGTKKGTPFAAQIAAEQAAQIAMENGMRKVEVKVKGPGSGREACIRSLQAAGLEVTKITDVTPVPHNGCRPPKRRRV from the coding sequence TTGGCTAAAAAGACAGTAGCTAAGATAAAAAAGAAAAGTAAAAATATTCCTAATGGAGTAGCTCATATACATTCAACTTTTAATAACACAATAGTTGCAATAACTGATGTAGATGGTAAGGTTGTAAGCTGGAAATCTGGTGGAACTTCTGGGTTCAAAGGAACTAAGAAAGGAACTCCATTTGCAGCTCAAATAGCAGCTGAACAAGCAGCACAAATTGCTATGGAAAACGGAATGAGAAAGGTTGAAGTTAAAGTAAAAGGACCTGGTTCTGGAAGAGAAGCTTGTATCAGATCACTTCAAGCAGCAGGATTAGAAGTTACAAAAATAACTGATGTAACTCCTGTGCCTCATAATGGTTGTAGACCACCAAAAAGAAGAAGAGTGTAA
- the rpsD gene encoding 30S ribosomal protein S4, protein MARNRQPVLKKCRNLGIDPVILGVKKSSNRQIRPNANKKPTEYATQLREKQKAKFIYNVMEKQFRKIYEEAARKLGVTGLTLIEYLERRLENVVYRLGFAKTRRQARQIVSHGHIAVNGRRVNIASFRVKVGDIVSVIENSKNVELIKLAVEDATPPAWLELDRAAFSGKVLQNPTKDDLDFDLNESLIVEFYSR, encoded by the coding sequence ATGGCAAGAAATAGACAGCCTGTTTTGAAGAAGTGTAGAAACTTAGGAATAGATCCAGTTATCCTAGGGGTTAAAAAATCTTCTAATAGACAAATAAGACCTAATGCAAATAAAAAACCAACTGAATATGCAACTCAATTAAGAGAAAAGCAAAAAGCAAAATTTATATATAATGTAATGGAAAAACAATTTAGAAAAATATATGAAGAAGCAGCAAGAAAACTAGGAGTAACAGGTTTAACTCTAATTGAATACTTAGAAAGAAGACTAGAAAATGTAGTTTACAGACTAGGATTTGCAAAAACTAGAAGACAAGCTAGACAAATAGTGTCTCATGGACATATAGCTGTAAATGGAAGAAGAGTAAATATAGCTTCTTTTAGAGTGAAAGTAGGAGATATAGTTTCTGTAATAGAAAACTCAAAAAATGTAGAATTAATTAAATTAGCAGTAGAAGATGCAACTCCACCAGCTTGGTTGGAATTAGATAGAGCTGCATTCTCAGGAAAGGTTCTACAAAACCCAACTAAAGATGATTTGGATTTTGATTTGAATGAATCTTTAATAGTTGAATTTTATTCAAGATAA
- a CDS encoding DNA-directed RNA polymerase subunit alpha, which produces MLKIEKQAKAIKITEVKESNYKGQFIVEPLYRGYGNTLGNALRRVLLSSIPGAAIKGMRIEGVLSEFTVMDGVKEAVTEIILNVKEIVVKAESSGERRMSLSIKGPKVVKAADIVADIGLEIVNPEQVICTVTTDRTLDIEFIVDTGEGFVVSEEIDKKDWPVDYIAVDAIYTPIRKVSYEIQDTMFGRMTDFDKLTLNVETDGSIEIRDAISYAVELLKLHLDPFLEIGNKMENLRDDIEEMIDEPMDIQVIDDKSHDMKIEELDLTVRSFNCLKKAGIEEVSQLASLSLNELLKIKNLGKKSLDEILEKMKDLGYDLEKNGSPE; this is translated from the coding sequence ATGTTAAAAATAGAAAAGCAGGCTAAAGCAATAAAGATAACAGAAGTTAAAGAAAGCAATTACAAAGGGCAATTTATTGTAGAACCTTTATATAGAGGTTATGGAAATACTTTGGGAAATGCACTTAGAAGAGTTTTACTTTCATCTATACCTGGTGCAGCAATAAAAGGTATGAGAATTGAAGGAGTTTTAAGTGAATTTACTGTTATGGATGGTGTTAAAGAAGCTGTTACAGAAATTATTTTAAATGTTAAAGAAATAGTTGTAAAAGCTGAAAGTTCTGGAGAAAGAAGAATGTCACTTTCTATAAAAGGTCCTAAGGTAGTAAAAGCAGCAGATATTGTTGCAGATATTGGACTTGAAATAGTAAATCCTGAACAAGTTATTTGTACTGTAACCACTGATAGAACATTAGATATAGAATTTATAGTAGATACAGGAGAAGGATTTGTTGTATCAGAAGAAATAGATAAAAAAGATTGGCCAGTAGATTATATAGCAGTTGATGCTATTTATACACCAATTAGAAAGGTTTCTTATGAAATTCAAGATACAATGTTTGGTAGAATGACTGACTTTGATAAATTGACTTTAAATGTTGAAACTGATGGAAGTATAGAAATAAGAGATGCTATATCATATGCTGTTGAACTTTTAAAATTGCATTTAGATCCATTCTTAGAAATAGGAAATAAAATGGAAAATTTAAGAGATGATATAGAAGAAATGATTGATGAACCAATGGATATTCAAGTTATTGATGATAAATCTCATGATATGAAAATAGAAGAATTGGATTTAACAGTAAGATCTTTTAATTGCTTAAAAAAGGCTGGGATAGAGGAAGTATCTCAATTAGCAAGCTTATCTTTAAATGAATTATTAAAAATTAAAAACTTGGGAAAAAAATCTTTAGATGAGATTTTAGAAAAGATGAAAGATTTAGGATATGATCTTGAAAAAAATGGATCTCCTGAATAA
- the rplQ gene encoding 50S ribosomal protein L17 has translation MNHNKSYRKLGRRADHRKAMLKNMTISLVKAERIETTVTRAKELRKFAERMITFGKKNTLAARRNAFAFLRDDEAVAKIFNEIAPKYAERNGGYTRIIKTSVRKGDSAEMAIIELV, from the coding sequence ATGAATCACAATAAATCATATAGAAAATTAGGAAGAAGAGCTGATCATAGAAAGGCTATGCTAAAAAATATGACTATATCTCTTGTAAAAGCTGAAAGAATAGAAACAACAGTTACAAGAGCTAAAGAATTAAGAAAATTTGCTGAAAGAATGATAACTTTTGGTAAGAAAAATACTTTAGCAGCTAGAAGAAATGCTTTTGCATTTTTAAGAGATGATGAAGCAGTAGCTAAAATATTTAATGAAATAGCACCAAAATATGCTGAAAGAAATGGTGGATACACTAGAATAATTAAGACATCTGTTAGAAAAGGTGACTCAGCAGAAATGGCTATAATTGAATTAGTTTAA
- a CDS encoding C1 family peptidase has product MINMYQAYTKRKFSKGKKEGEIIGTGWLPPLPDMRDYGSDHPKIMKLAEKLGIENDKKEEKLPKSVDLREWCSPIEDQLTLGSCTANAAVGIVEYFQRRAHGIHIEGSRLFIYKATRKLMMTEGDSGAWLRSTMGALVLFGVPDEKYFPYTLDGSHINPNWDQDPDSFLYSMAKNYATLQYFCHDPHGKKQTKNEILNSVKKYLAAGIPSMFGFYGFSSFEASDLAGSIPYPGNDEQANWGHAVVAIGYDDKKKIKNTRYGTETTGALLIRNSWGKSWGEEGYGWLPYDYVLNGLAEDFWSIISMDWVDTNQFGLNKNSH; this is encoded by the coding sequence ATGATAAATATGTATCAAGCCTACACTAAAAGAAAATTTTCAAAAGGGAAAAAAGAAGGAGAAATCATTGGAACTGGTTGGCTTCCTCCTTTACCAGATATGAGAGATTATGGAAGTGATCACCCCAAGATTATGAAGTTAGCTGAAAAATTAGGAATAGAAAATGATAAAAAAGAAGAAAAACTTCCTAAATCAGTTGATTTAAGAGAATGGTGTTCACCTATTGAAGATCAACTAACTCTTGGTTCTTGTACAGCAAATGCTGCTGTTGGGATTGTAGAATATTTTCAAAGAAGAGCACATGGAATTCATATTGAAGGATCTCGACTTTTTATTTATAAAGCAACAAGAAAATTAATGATGACAGAAGGAGATTCAGGAGCATGGTTGCGTTCTACTATGGGAGCTTTAGTTTTATTTGGAGTTCCTGATGAAAAATATTTTCCTTATACTCTTGATGGAAGTCATATTAATCCAAATTGGGATCAAGACCCGGATAGTTTTTTATATTCCATGGCAAAAAATTATGCTACTCTTCAATATTTTTGTCATGATCCCCATGGGAAAAAACAAACAAAAAATGAAATTTTAAATTCTGTAAAAAAATATCTTGCTGCTGGGATTCCATCTATGTTTGGATTTTATGGTTTTTCATCTTTTGAGGCATCTGATTTAGCAGGTTCTATTCCTTATCCAGGAAATGATGAACAGGCAAATTGGGGACATGCAGTTGTAGCAATTGGTTATGATGATAAGAAAAAAATAAAAAATACCCGTTATGGTACTGAAACAACTGGTGCACTTTTAATAAGAAATTCTTGGGGAAAATCATGGGGTGAAGAAGGTTATGGTTGGCTACCTTATGACTATGTTTTAAATGGCTTAGCTGAAGATTTTTGGTCAATTATTTCTATGGACTGGGTTGATACAAATCAATTTGGATTAAATAAAAATTCTCATTAA
- a CDS encoding DNA/RNA non-specific endonuclease: protein MLKGFNSGDISHEILENEKERINQKALERFLEEKSEEENKQVSTKGMLFNSKDSTAMERILGKNDLFPISYLQIGLNESKSVCRISIRDSRGVVVGYGTGFLVSPHIILTNNHVINSYQTASNSIAEFNYQDDENFMPCTTYNFRLDPEAFFITDEDLDFTLVGVKENSTTQKHLEDFGYLKMSQKQGTILPEEYVSIIQHPKGGPKSITLRENKVSRIKESFIHYLTDTEPGSSGSPVFNDQWTLVALHHAGVPNPEQKDEWIANEGILIFSIVNYLAKKYSSLKENEQTLIKEMVPDFELPKENDTSSDIKDEPLGYNPLFLGKDYEVPLPILSKEMEKDTAKTEDGNYVLDYMHFSIVMKKSRGLAYFTAVNIDGTDEVKIKRTADNWKFDPRISREYQYGEEVYVNNELDRGHLVRRTDPNWGKNAMKANEDTFHFTNSTPQHKNLNQKTWVELEDYIFRNAVLNQFKVSVFTGPVFREDDMIYRQKYQIPAEFWKVVVMVKEDGKISATAYLQTQKNMIENLEFAYGEYKTYQVPIRNIEKLTGLDFGNLSKFDPMANIEATGIVITSPESIKF, encoded by the coding sequence ATGTTAAAAGGTTTTAATTCAGGAGATATTTCTCATGAAATATTAGAAAATGAAAAAGAAAGAATTAATCAGAAAGCATTGGAAAGATTTTTAGAAGAAAAGTCTGAAGAAGAAAATAAGCAAGTTTCAACAAAGGGAATGTTATTTAATTCTAAAGATTCTACTGCTATGGAGAGAATACTTGGGAAAAATGATTTATTTCCAATATCTTATCTTCAAATAGGTTTAAATGAGAGTAAGTCAGTTTGTCGTATTTCTATTAGAGATAGCCGAGGAGTTGTTGTCGGATATGGAACTGGTTTTTTAGTTTCTCCTCATATTATTCTTACAAATAATCATGTTATTAATTCTTATCAAACTGCTTCTAATTCAATAGCAGAATTTAATTATCAAGATGATGAAAATTTTATGCCTTGCACTACATATAATTTTAGACTTGACCCTGAAGCCTTTTTTATAACTGATGAAGATTTAGATTTTACTCTAGTTGGTGTAAAAGAAAACTCAACAACTCAAAAACATTTAGAAGACTTTGGTTATTTAAAAATGAGTCAAAAACAAGGAACTATTTTACCAGAAGAATATGTTTCTATTATTCAACATCCAAAAGGTGGTCCAAAATCTATTACTTTGCGTGAAAATAAAGTTAGTAGAATTAAAGAAAGTTTTATTCATTATTTAACAGATACAGAACCTGGCTCTTCTGGTTCACCTGTCTTTAATGATCAATGGACTTTAGTTGCACTTCATCATGCTGGTGTGCCTAATCCAGAACAAAAAGATGAATGGATAGCTAATGAAGGAATTTTAATTTTTTCAATAGTTAATTATCTTGCTAAAAAATATAGTTCTTTAAAAGAAAATGAACAAACCCTTATAAAAGAAATGGTGCCAGATTTTGAGTTACCTAAAGAAAACGATACTTCTTCTGATATAAAAGATGAACCTCTAGGTTATAATCCTTTATTTTTAGGAAAGGACTATGAAGTTCCTTTACCTATATTATCAAAGGAAATGGAAAAAGATACAGCTAAAACAGAAGATGGAAATTATGTTCTTGATTATATGCACTTTTCTATTGTTATGAAAAAATCAAGAGGACTTGCATATTTTACAGCTGTAAATATTGATGGTACAGATGAAGTAAAAATTAAAAGAACTGCTGATAATTGGAAATTTGATCCAAGAATTAGTCGTGAATACCAATATGGAGAAGAAGTTTATGTCAATAATGAATTAGATAGAGGACATCTTGTTAGAAGAACAGATCCAAATTGGGGTAAAAATGCAATGAAAGCTAATGAAGATACTTTTCATTTTACCAATAGTACACCTCAACATAAAAATTTGAATCAAAAAACTTGGGTTGAACTAGAAGACTATATTTTTAGAAATGCTGTTTTAAATCAATTTAAAGTTTCTGTTTTCACTGGACCAGTTTTTAGGGAAGATGATATGATATATAGACAAAAATATCAAATTCCAGCTGAATTTTGGAAGGTTGTTGTTATGGTAAAAGAAGATGGAAAAATTTCTGCTACTGCTTATTTACAAACACAAAAAAATATGATAGAAAATCTTGAGTTTGCTTATGGGGAGTATAAAACTTACCAAGTACCAATTAGAAATATAGAAAAATTGACAGGGTTAGATTTTGGAAATCTTTCTAAATTTGACCCTATGGCAAATATAGAAGCTACTGGAATAGTTATTACAAGTCCAGAAAGTATTAAATTTTAA
- a CDS encoding MBL fold metallo-hydrolase yields MLNEIAKNIYLVEVPLPKNPLRALNCYFIKNGENILVVDSGFDHEESEKVFFDALDELGAKIGKTNMFLTHLHADHSGLALKFKNKYQGKVYCSQIDTDYINQMKHELYADRFVPTLKVMGMKPDFKFFETHPGLVYCVKGKLDTTIVKDGDKIDFGDYHFEVVDLSGHTPGQVGIYDRENKILFSGDHILNKITPNISFWEFKYEDILGTYLKNLDKVYNMEVDIIYSAHRGIIENTKLRIDELKKHYADRNAEVYGLLKEGEKFTAAQIAAKMHWDYRAKNFEEFPNNQKWFATGEALANLEHLRAIGKADYEFIDGIAFYRAI; encoded by the coding sequence ATGTTAAACGAAATTGCAAAAAATATATATCTAGTAGAAGTACCTTTACCTAAAAATCCATTGAGGGCATTAAATTGCTATTTTATTAAAAATGGTGAAAATATTTTAGTTGTAGATAGTGGTTTTGACCACGAAGAAAGTGAAAAAGTATTTTTTGATGCCTTAGATGAACTAGGAGCGAAAATTGGAAAAACAAATATGTTTTTAACTCATTTACATGCTGACCATTCAGGGCTGGCTTTAAAATTTAAAAATAAATATCAAGGTAAAGTTTATTGTAGTCAAATAGATACTGATTATATAAATCAAATGAAACATGAACTATATGCTGATAGATTTGTTCCTACATTAAAAGTTATGGGGATGAAACCAGATTTTAAATTTTTTGAAACTCACCCTGGACTTGTCTATTGTGTAAAAGGAAAACTTGACACAACAATAGTCAAAGATGGAGATAAAATAGATTTTGGAGATTATCATTTTGAAGTTGTTGATTTAAGTGGACATACTCCTGGGCAAGTAGGGATATATGATAGAGAAAATAAAATTTTATTCTCAGGAGATCATATTTTAAATAAGATAACTCCTAATATAAGTTTTTGGGAGTTTAAATATGAAGATATTTTAGGAACTTATCTTAAAAATTTAGATAAGGTTTACAATATGGAAGTAGATATAATCTATTCAGCACATAGAGGAATAATTGAAAATACTAAGCTAAGAATAGATGAGCTAAAAAAACATTATGCAGATAGAAATGCAGAAGTGTATGGTTTATTAAAAGAAGGAGAAAAATTTACTGCTGCACAGATTGCTGCAAAAATGCACTGGGATTATAGAGCTAAAAATTTTGAAGAATTTCCTAATAATCAAAAGTGGTTTGCAACAGGTGAAGCATTAGCTAATTTAGAACATTTAAGAGCTATTGGTAAGGCAGATTATGAGTTTATAGACGGAATTGCTTTTTATAGAGCTATATAA
- a CDS encoding type II toxin-antitoxin system RelE family toxin, which produces MKQEFIIDFIIRKPAKSFFKKHENIKEKFKNNIILHFKGQRNIDIKKLIGYSDLFRMRINSYRVIYKVINNKIILIDVIDADNRGDIY; this is translated from the coding sequence ATGAAGCAAGAGTTTATTATTGATTTTATAATCCGTAAACCTGCCAAGTCTTTTTTCAAAAAACACGAAAATATAAAAGAAAAATTTAAAAATAATATTATTCTTCATTTTAAAGGACAAAGAAATATAGATATAAAAAAACTAATAGGATATAGTGATTTATTTAGAATGAGAATAAACAGTTATAGGGTTATTTATAAAGTTATAAATAATAAAATCATATTAATTGATGTTATAGATGCTGACAATAGAGGAGATATCTATTAA
- a CDS encoding LysE family transporter produces the protein MILNMLFEYLPYALITNFTPGPNNILALNSTKTYGFKRSWKVLLGICLGFTCIMIICGIVCISLKKVSDTYQNIMKYIGALYIFWLAWHIFKSKPNSILENSPKELTFLYGFIAQFVNVKVMLYGMVSISTFILPYTQSALFIFLFIFGMSILGAIAALVWALAGSLFQDFLNRHYRIFNTVMGLILVKSAFDLLLH, from the coding sequence ATGATTTTAAATATGTTATTTGAATATCTTCCCTATGCTTTAATAACTAATTTTACTCCAGGACCAAATAATATTCTTGCTCTAAATTCAACAAAAACTTATGGATTTAAAAGAAGTTGGAAAGTATTATTAGGGATATGTTTAGGATTTACTTGTATTATGATAATCTGTGGGATAGTTTGTATTTCATTAAAAAAAGTTAGTGACACCTATCAAAATATTATGAAATATATAGGAGCTTTATATATATTTTGGTTAGCATGGCATATTTTTAAAAGTAAACCTAATAGCATTTTAGAAAATTCACCTAAGGAATTAACATTTTTATATGGTTTTATAGCTCAATTTGTTAATGTAAAAGTAATGCTTTATGGAATGGTTTCTATTTCAACATTTATATTGCCATATACTCAATCTGCCTTATTTATTTTTCTATTTATTTTTGGAATGTCTATTTTAGGAGCTATTGCAGCTTTGGTCTGGGCTTTAGCAGGTAGTTTATTTCAAGATTTTCTAAATAGACATTATAGAATTTTTAATACTGTTATGGGATTAATTCTTGTCAAAAGTGCTTTTGATTTACTATTACATTAA
- a CDS encoding GNAT family N-acetyltransferase, whose amino-acid sequence MIKEFDGSRKMMEDIIYIDSKSFKDIDSDIDELCERIKKNKQYQLFVKYLQNIPVAYLGILYMSNLHYDGAWVDLIAVVEEHRNKGIGKELLKFAENKVKEKKGTVLTGLVRKDNFSSSTMFLNSNFKPSEKDFILYLKDI is encoded by the coding sequence ATGATAAAGGAATTTGATGGGTCACGAAAAATGATGGAAGATATAATTTACATAGATAGCAAATCTTTTAAAGATATAGATTCTGATATAGATGAGTTATGTGAAAGAATAAAAAAGAATAAACAATATCAATTATTTGTCAAATATTTACAGAATATTCCAGTTGCATATTTAGGAATTTTGTATATGTCTAATTTACATTATGATGGAGCATGGGTAGATTTAATTGCAGTTGTGGAAGAGCATAGAAATAAAGGTATAGGCAAAGAATTACTTAAATTTGCTGAAAACAAAGTAAAAGAAAAGAAAGGCACAGTTTTAACTGGTTTAGTAAGAAAAGATAATTTTTCTTCTTCTACAATGTTTTTAAATTCAAATTTTAAACCTAGTGAAAAAGATTTTATTCTATACTTAAAAGATATTTAA
- a CDS encoding glutamine synthetase III — translation MNNLLDNFGTNCFSEKNLKNRVPDYVVKKFLEIKNGKAELTLEIADIIANAIKMWALEKGATHYTHWFQPLTDLTAEKHESFISINSDGTNMAKFSGKDLMKGESDTSSFPNGGLRSTFEARGYTAWDISSPMFLKGEEGCKTLYIPTAFIAYNGEALDKKVPLLRSINSLKEQALKIQKLLGDNETENINVTLGVEQEYFLVDKKFFYKRQDLVLSGKTVFGCLPPKGQQMNDHYYGMIKERIENFMAELDNELWKVGVMSKTKHNEVAPNQFEIALMFSTANVSVDQNQITMDMIKKVANRHNMVALLHEKPFQGVNGSGKHCNWSLSTDKGVNLYDPETLTENNLSFLVYLLAVIEGVDRYASALRATTATPGNDYRLGGHEAPPAIISIFLGDQLENILENIESVNFNNNSNSHPSEITIDKNISRIPKDISDRNRTSPMAFTGNKFEFRMPGSSASPATPIFVLNTIVADILKEYSEYLEKELKNKSVKEVVIALVKDRYNKHKRIIFNGNGYEQKWVDEAKKRGLPNLKDTVEGLPALIEEDIIQLFERNSVLSRSESLSRFHVYVERYNKQCNLEVSTGIKIVRNQVYPFVIKYISNLSKSIHRSRKIFPDEDLFKYDIDILKEIILLKNDMLIYTDKLEENLASAIKIKDLYQRARFYANEVKPTLEKLREKVDKLEEKIATDAWPIPSYYDLLFNL, via the coding sequence ATGAATAATTTATTAGACAACTTTGGTACTAACTGTTTCTCAGAAAAAAATTTAAAGAACAGAGTCCCAGATTATGTAGTTAAGAAATTTTTAGAAATCAAAAATGGAAAAGCAGAACTTACACTTGAAATTGCAGATATAATAGCAAATGCTATAAAAATGTGGGCATTGGAAAAAGGGGCAACACATTATACACATTGGTTTCAACCTCTTACTGACCTTACAGCTGAAAAACATGAATCTTTCATATCTATTAATTCAGATGGAACAAATATGGCAAAATTTTCAGGAAAGGATTTAATGAAAGGAGAATCTGATACTTCTTCATTTCCAAATGGAGGGTTAAGATCAACTTTTGAAGCAAGAGGTTATACTGCTTGGGATATAAGTTCACCTATGTTTTTAAAAGGGGAAGAAGGTTGTAAAACATTATACATTCCAACAGCTTTTATAGCATATAATGGTGAGGCTTTGGATAAAAAAGTTCCTTTACTTCGTTCTATAAATTCTTTAAAAGAACAGGCTTTAAAAATTCAAAAATTATTAGGAGATAATGAAACTGAAAATATAAATGTAACTCTTGGTGTAGAACAAGAATACTTTTTAGTTGATAAAAAATTTTTCTATAAAAGACAAGATTTAGTTTTGTCTGGTAAAACAGTTTTTGGTTGTTTACCACCAAAAGGGCAACAAATGAATGATCATTATTATGGAATGATAAAAGAAAGAATAGAAAATTTTATGGCTGAACTTGACAATGAACTTTGGAAAGTTGGAGTTATGTCAAAGACAAAACATAATGAAGTAGCTCCAAATCAATTTGAAATTGCACTGATGTTCAGTACTGCTAATGTTTCTGTTGATCAAAATCAAATTACTATGGATATGATTAAAAAGGTTGCTAATAGACATAATATGGTAGCACTTTTACATGAAAAACCATTTCAAGGTGTAAATGGTTCAGGGAAACATTGTAATTGGTCATTATCTACCGATAAAGGAGTAAATCTATATGACCCAGAAACACTTACAGAAAATAATTTAAGCTTTTTAGTTTATTTGCTTGCTGTGATTGAAGGTGTGGATAGATATGCTTCTGCACTCAGAGCAACAACTGCTACTCCTGGAAATGATTATAGATTAGGAGGACATGAAGCCCCACCAGCAATTATATCTATTTTTTTAGGTGATCAATTAGAAAATATTTTAGAAAATATTGAAAGTGTAAATTTTAATAATAATTCAAATTCACACCCAAGTGAGATAACAATAGATAAAAATATTTCAAGAATTCCAAAAGATATTTCTGATAGAAATAGAACTTCTCCTATGGCTTTTACTGGAAATAAGTTTGAGTTTAGAATGCCAGGTTCTAGTGCCTCACCAGCAACACCTATATTTGTTTTAAATACAATAGTTGCTGATATATTAAAAGAATATAGTGAATACTTAGAAAAAGAATTAAAAAATAAATCTGTTAAAGAAGTTGTTATAGCCCTTGTAAAAGATAGATATAATAAACACAAGAGAATTATATTTAATGGAAATGGCTATGAACAAAAATGGGTGGATGAAGCTAAAAAAAGAGGACTTCCTAATTTAAAAGATACAGTTGAAGGCTTACCTGCATTGATAGAGGAAGATATTATACAATTATTTGAAAGAAATTCTGTACTTTCAAGAAGTGAATCACTTTCAAGATTTCATGTCTATGTAGAAAGATATAATAAACAATGTAATCTTGAAGTTTCAACTGGAATTAAAATTGTAAGAAATCAAGTTTATCCATTTGTAATAAAATATATTTCTAATCTTTCAAAGTCTATACATCGTTCAAGAAAAATTTTCCCAGATGAAGATTTATTCAAGTATGATATAGACATTTTAAAAGAAATAATTTTGCTAAAAAATGATATGTTAATATATACTGATAAATTAGAAGAAAATTTGGCTAGTGCTATAAAAATTAAAGATTTGTATCAAAGGGCTAGATTCTACGCAAATGAGGTTAAACCAACATTAGAAAAACTTAGAGAAAAAGTGGATAAATTAGAAGAAAAGATTGCTACTGATGCTTGGCCTATACCAAGTTATTATGACTTGTTATTTAATTTATAA